The Peromyscus maniculatus bairdii isolate BWxNUB_F1_BW_parent chromosome 3, HU_Pman_BW_mat_3.1, whole genome shotgun sequence genome segment TAATTACTGTCCATTTCTCTAATACCCTGAACTATAAAATATAGAACATACAGCATAGTTCCCACAAGCCATATAAAACCAGCCTTGCTGAAGCAACTGATTACAGCTGCTGAGTAGAAAACTGCACCAGGTCTCATCCTCAAAGCAAGTGAGAAGAATGTTCTAGGCACCCTCcgaaggcagggagggagcagaTAGCTGTCCCTGGTCCAGCCCTGGATTtgactgatggaggaggaggaggggggaatgggAAGGTATATCCAGCTGAGGGTAGAAAATCCTGTGCGTGGTTGCTGGAGTTCGGTTGTAGAGGTTCAGGGGATGAGGATTACTCACTAGAAAGCCCAGCCATAATTCCAAGAATGTGGTCTCCAGTCCTCTGGACCTAGGTTGGCCGTGGCCTGGAAGACTTGTGAATACATCATGTGGGCCACCATCCCCAGAAGGCCTATGGAGGGAACAAGAAACAGAGGCCTTGGAGAAGGCTTCGTGGCATCTTTCTGTCAGCATCTGGGTCAGTCTATGTCAGGGCATCTAGGGGAGGGGCGTCTCCTTGCATGACTGTCTTTACAATGATTACCCCAAACTTTTGGCTGAGAGCCGTGACAGAATCTGAGTCAGTCTGTCATGGCTGGTGctcattttgacttcttcctaCCCTTTAgcctgcacagtgtgtgtgtgtgtgtgtgtgtgtgtgtgtgtgtgtgtgtgtgtgtgtgtgtgatcttacTTTAAATTCTGTCCAACAATGACACTGTGGAAAAGCTATATATTCTAGTTGAAAAGTAGACTGAGCCAAAGGCTTTACACATTGAGAAAGCTTGCAAATAAAGGGACCTAGAAGTAAGAGCGTATAGAGACACAGTTTCCCGGTGTCTTCTGCTGCcctctgtgtgtggttgtgtgcatgtgtgtacatgagtgtgcacaAGTGCCTGTGTGTGAGCACAGGTTGTCTGGTTTCCCTCTGTTGCTCTCCGTCTTAATTCcctcgaggcagggtttcttgctGAATCTAGAGCTGACTGCTTTTTTGCCCAAGCTAGCTGGCCGGCAAGtcctagcaatcctcctgtctgaTACTTCCACGCCCAGAGCTGGGGTTCCAGGTCAAAGCTGCCATGCtcggctttttacatgggtgctggagattctgACTTAGGTCCCCAACttgagcagcaagagctcttgcccactgaggcatctccccagttcctacccccaactcctcctcttcttttccagtcccttcctcctctcattAAGGTCGAAGTGCCAAGCCTTGAAGGTGGAACTTCAAAGGGACCTGTGAGCCAAGGGTCCTGCGCACCTCTAACCCCAGTGTTCGGGAGCTCAGAGGCGGtgagctagcctggcctacacaggaAGGCCCTGGGCCCTGTCTCACTGAGCagagcaaaacaacaaaagaaacatccCAAGGAGCCCCAAGAGGAGGCACCCTCTGGCACTCCGCGGGCGGTCACTCACCAGACAGGACCAAGGAGATGGCTGCAAAGGCGCTCAGCTTGAGCCCGCAGCCAGGGTTACTGGTGAGCAGCAGATCTGTCAGTAGCAGGAGGAAGCTGATGAATTGAAGTCCGATGTAGGCAATTTGGGCACCCAGCGATAACCAGAGGACCTCTGCCAAAAGCCAAGAAAAGGAACCCCACCCAGACAGCAGTCAGTAACCACCGTGGACAGAAGTGCCCACCCGAAGTCAGAGGCCCAGGGGGAAAGGAAGACAAAGGTGAAATCAACACCTGTGGTGTCTGGGAAGAACGGGTATCACACTCGATGGGCTGTAAACACTGCTGAGCTTAGTTGTCAAACAGATGGCCCCATCTTCATAAACCCTGTGCTAAAGCTCATTCTTGACTTTCTCTTTAATTAGGGCTTACATTTTCATTCTCTCGACCTCTCACTCCTACTTTCAGTAAAACAAACTTGGACAAGGGATTATCTACTGGTAATCCCACTAGTAggtgggtagaggcaggaagaagagtgGTTTCTCAAGGCTAACCTGGCTACaaagagactctatctcaacaaacaacaacaacaacaacaaaaaagccaatcTCCTCCCCCAACAACATcacaaaagggaagaaaaggccaGGCCACAAACTCTTCAGGTTGTGTCCTGGGTTGGGTGCTGGTGACTTAGTTTGTGAGCTGCATTCCTGCATCTGCATGAGTGTCAACTTTAGGGGGAATTCCCGTCAGCCTGTGGGGCTCAGAGGTAGAGAAAGGCGGTCGCAGTGCAGTTTAGATGCAGAAAGGCCCGGGTCCACAGTCACTGAACACGTACTTGCCACGGGCCtcaaggggaggtgggggaggggagccttcTCCATCAACCACTCCCCTCCAGATCGGAGAGCGGGGTGATATGAGCCTTGCAACGTGGCAAATTCCAGTAGTCCTTTCTCACCTCTCTGGGCTGGTGGTGTGAGTTCAATGAAAGATCGGCATTTCTCCCCTAAAAGACGCAAGGGGCAATGTCATAAGGAGCTCCCTGGGGCTGTGGGCATAGAGATGTCCCATCCCACACCCAACCCTGCTCCATCTGCTCTGACACAGGCCCTGATGAGCATACAAGCAGCCACTCATTCAGCTGGTGCCCCATTCTGAAAACAGGAGAAAAGGCATGCATGAATGAGGCATCCAAGCTTCGTTTTTCTGGCCTTCATCTCTGATGATGAAAACAACGCTTTTCTGAGAGCATCTTTGTAGGGCAGAGTTCCAATTTCcagatctacataatgagttctatgTCTcgataagcatttttttttaaaagcagatgagatggctcagtgggtaagggtgcatGCTTGCCAAGCCTGACTACTTCAGGTTGATCCCCTGGatccacatgctggaaggagagagtggattTTGcccattgtcctctgacctccacatgcatgtacatacccCTATACATACCCCTACATGatacaaatgaaaatgtaattggAAAAGCAGAACAAGTTGTGTGGGCTGGTGTGAGGGAATTACCTGGCTCTTCCACGATTTCCTCACAGGATAGCCACATGCCACTGCGGAAGATAAGGAAGGAGAACCGGTCATCCCCAGTCTCCCAGGTGTATTGTACCACCTCCTGGGCTGATGTGTTGGTGAGGCCCCCATCCAAGGACACCGGCATGGCAAAGCACTTGGCTGCCAGACCTTGCCCGCACAGGGGCTTGGGCACCTTCTGTGTGCCCACAAACCACTCGTTGCTGAGCAGGGATGCTGCGGAGAGGCTGAGTGATAGCATGCTGAGGATGGCAGAAATGAAGGTCCGCTGGACAGGGGAACCCTTCTGGAGCTCCATCTGCAACACAcaagcaggagaggaggaggagacagctgGGGAGCGCGCTCTCGGGCCTCCTTCACTCCTCCTCAACACGGATGACCAAGGCTGCCACAGGAGCGCTTTCCCCTGGGGAAGCTGTGCTTCAGTGTGAATGCTGTGTGGCTCTTACAGAGCCAGAGGGATTTGCATAGGCAGAGTGACGGACACTGGACAGGTTTACAGAAGGATGAAGGTGATACCAGATGGGAGACATTATCATGAGGGATACTAACGTCAGAGAGAACTCATGTGAGCAGGGTAGTATCTTGTGTCATGGAatttgtgcatgtgcacctgGAAGGCCTCCTCAGGACCCCACTTACAGCGTGTGTcctcaggcagaggcagcaagGGACCAAGGGTGGCTCCCTGCAGATGCTCTGAGCTGGCTAACCTCTTTTGGGGtactttttataattatttgttcATGTATAAAATAGTGGGGTTTTGgtaatattttcatacatatatgtcactgtattttgctcatatttgccccctccagccttccttgtcctctctttctcctgctggtcccttcctcttccctaaaTAATCCCTTtggttctgctttcatgtcatatgTAATATGCATCATTCAATATGGATTcttgtttaagagaaaacatgcatGATGTCCCTCCCCCTTCATCCTCTGACGCCCTCCtcactcctttccttccctcacaTAGTTCCCCCTCCACATTCATACCCTTTAGACACCTAGATCTACTCATATGTATTTCTATACATGACAGGAAACATGCACTATTTGTCTTTCCAAGTCTGGCTTACTTTACTTACCAAGTTGCTCACCAGTTTCACTTACTTTCCTGTAAATAATGCAGTAAGTTtattctttatagctgaatataCCTCCATGGTGTGCATATATTATCAAGTTGTACCAATCCAGGGGAAGCAGATGAAGTTTTGATGCCTTCAGGATAAAAGGTGGCAGAGGGTATGTAGCTCATTTTGAGAATGTTTGCTTAGTATGTGTGAAGCcccgggtttgatccccagcacaatACATacccagtgtggtggtacacacctgtggtcccagcacttgagaggtggaggcaggaagatcgtcCCCAGCTACTTAGTGactttggagccagcctgggctacatcaaatcctgtctcagaaataaagacCAACATTAACCTTGTCAACCTCATTATGTGATTTGGATTGAATTTGATTTAGGAAAATAATTGTGATCAGTCTTGAGCATCCTAAGGTATGCTAAAACCTGGGGAGGCTCAGGCTTAGCTTCCAGATGGTTCTTAAAGTAAACCATCTTGAGCTTTCATGGGATCTCTCCTATCAGAATTAATCAGGCCACAATCTGCTTAGCTTAAGAGATGTAAATAACATCACAGGCACAGGCAAATACGCAAATCCAACAATATCCCTGTCTCCCCCGTCTTAGCACAATCTACATTCAACAGTTTACCACCCTGACCCTCTGTTCTTCGGGATCTCCAGGGATGAACACAGTGCATACCACACACAATGTGCTATTGGGGCAGTAACAAACACGAAGGTGGTCATGTATAAAAACATCCAAAACACAAAACGGAAGAGTACATTGCTTTGGGGAACTAATCTgccattgtgattttttttttttttaaagcattcagCAAATTAACTCCATCGAGGAATGCCAGTCTTTGCAAGACTCTGGGTGGCCTTGACTGAGGACATGTGTGTTATCAATCACAGAATCTAGGAGCAGGGAGGGTCTTGGTCTGCCAGAGTGTGTTGTCTCGTGCTGTTCCAGTGCTCAAAGATGTCCTCTTCTTTTTAGTTAAAAAACTGTTGGCTTCCACCGTCTTTCCAGTACTGTGGGTTAAAACAATCCCTTCCTTattgttttattagtttttaaaaattaatccaaGTAGTAGGTGTCACGGTGACATTTTTCACTTTGTCCTTCTTGGACTCTCTTTGGGATGGCCACTGCTCACTGCCACCAGCCCCTTTGAAGGGGGCTCAACCCTTTCGTCCTATTACCCATCCCCTCCTTCCATTTAGATTTTTCCCTCTCCTCATGATCCCCTTTATCCATGATACACCTGTGCATATATACGtatataaaaattcaaagctattttcaaggtttttttctgggtttggcttattttatttaatatattttttccactttatctactttcctgcaaatttcatgatttttctttacaaatcaaCAGATTTTACAGATCAATGAAATTCCATTATGTATGTACACCAGATTTTTCTTACCCATCTATTGGTAGTCATGTAGGTTGGTTCAGTATCTTAGCTCCTGTGAAAACTATGGCATTAGGCGTGATGAATAGATGACATCTTTGTGGTGGGTGTCCTTTCTAATGATGATATCCATTGCTTGCAGGTAAAACATCTTCACTAATTAttctataaaaagaccaaactgaGGATCTAGGCAGTTCCAAGTCTCTCACCTCAGGGTTCAATTTTAATAGCAATATTCAGCCTTAATTGGTTTGGAAAATCGTCTACTATCACACCACACCAGAACAGATCTTGGCTTTATTTTCAATCCATTTCAAGTTACATATTTTACCCATGCTCCTCCAGGTTATTCAGATACAAAAAAGGAATATTGAGGCTTACACATACCTATGGCCTCAACCAAGCAGACAAGCACATTATGGAAGAGGTGATTTGAGAAACAAAGGATGATCAACTTGAATGGACTCAGAGAGGCTCTTTCCTGAAAGAACACCCACCACAGAATGGGGTCTAGTCTCTCCCTTCAtactctcttccttctccacttGCTGGAGACAGGGCCTCCTGTAGTTTGTGACCCCAACCTGACTAGAGCTATATACCTAGAGGTTGACCTtgacctgatcctcctgcctccacctccaagtgctagaattataggtgtgtgccccAATGCCCAGGACTTTGcatgctagggaagcactctGGGGCTTCCTCAGCCCCCGGTAGTTAAACTGATGTCTCCTTCAGGAGCCTTTTCAAGAATTGCCATCCATCACAGCACATCCTTTGTCACACGCCTTACTCACATTGGAAGAACAAAGGTCATTTCACAAGTTTCTTTAAAGTGACTCTAGACCCAGTGACACAGCCTAAGGCAAGCTCGCTCTGCCGCTCTGCCGTGGCCTGTGCTCACAGATTCCTTCCCAAGGTGACTCTCTACTTTctagacaggagacagaggagtcGTCCCCCAGGTGCCTCTGTGGCAGCCACGTTCACATCCATGCACATTAAGAGAGAAACGCAACCTTAGTGTATGATAACAAGGACAGCCAGTCGATAAGGTCTAAAGACCCAGGTGCTAAGGTTTCTCCTGTCAAATAAAAGGGGGGAGCTGGTTACCTTGGCCATGGTTAGCGTCTTGTAGCCTGTCTGGAAGGACGGAAGGATGTCATCTGTACAAGTCTCTTCGGTGTGATGCAGCAAGAGTAAAGCTGagttccctcccccctccctcgcCTCTCCCCTTCCAGCTCGTAGTTTGTGGCGGGCCTCCTGATTAAACGCTGCTGTGCAGTGAACATGGGCATCTAATGATTGACAGTGCAACCACAGCCCAGCTGTTCTTGAGATTATGCCAGAGAACCTGCCAGTGGGGGGCCCGGGATTCAGCACAGAGCAGCATGGATCAGCATTTGCCGAGGGGCTGTCTGCACAAAGTAAAGGGTGACTTATGTCCTCTCTACCCGTTCGTTGTTCCCTAGGTACGTGGTGTGGCTGGAAGGGGCTTGATGTTTACAGCACTACACAAAACATATAGATCCACGGTCGTTACTTCACAGCCTCCCCTGGGAAGCAGTTTCAGGCTCTGCGGTGTCTCCAGGAGCCACAGACAGTCCGGCTCGTTCTGTGTGTTCTTTCCACCTTCTCGGCAGACTGTTGCTTCTCTCCATGTGGGATGTTGAGAAGCACAAGTTATTCTTTTTGTCCTCACAACTGTACAAATTGATAGTTCGTAGCAgctgttcttttccttctaccCAGAATGCTCTCAGtttcttctgactttttttttttttttcctaagtcagggtttctctgtgtagccctggctgccctggaacttgtagaccaggctggcctcagactcaaagatctgcctg includes the following:
- the Gsg1 gene encoding germ cell-specific gene 1 protein isoform X2, with the protein product MELQKGSPVQRTFISAILSMLSLSLSAASLLSNEWFVGTQKVPKPLCGQGLAAKCFAMPVSLDGGLTNTSAQEVVQYTWETGDDRFSFLIFRSGMWLSCEEIVEEPGEKCRSFIELTPPAQRGEKGLLEFATLQGSYHPALRSGGEWLMEKAPLPHLPLRPVAKVLWLSLGAQIAYIGLQFISFLLLLTDLLLTSNPGCGLKLSAFAAISLVLSGLLGMVAHMMYSQVFQATANLGPEDWRPHSWNYGWAFYTAWVSFTCCMASAVTTFNTYTRMVLEFQCRHRKNFDPNPSCLAQHHRCFLPQIPCAAHSGDPLTSCQQYPSHPIRSVSEGIDLYSALQDKGFQQGTSQELKEVAGPSIEEQC
- the Gsg1 gene encoding germ cell-specific gene 1 protein isoform X3 codes for the protein MSHPSQLTQNVCLTQEMELQKGSPVQRTFISAILSMLSLSLSAASLLSNEWFVGTQKVPKPLCGQGLAAKCFAMPVSLDGGLTNTSAQEVVQYTWETGDDRFSFLIFRSGMWLSCEEIVEEPGEKCRSFIELTPPAQREVLWLSLGAQIAYIGLQFISFLLLLTDLLLTSNPGCGLKLSAFAAISLVLSGLLGMVAHMMYSQVFQATANLGPEDWRPHSWNYGWAFYTAWVSFTCCMASAVTTFNTYTRMVLEFQCRHRKNFDPNPSCLAQHHRCFLPQIPCAAHSGDPLTSCQQYPSHPIRSVSEGIDLYSALQDKGFQQGTSQELKEVAGPSIEEQC
- the Gsg1 gene encoding germ cell-specific gene 1 protein isoform X4: MELQKGSPVQRTFISAILSMLSLSLSAASLLSNEWFVGTQKVPKPLCGQGLAAKCFAMPVSLDGGLTNTSAQEVVQYTWETGDDRFSFLIFRSGMWLSCEEIVEEPGEKCRSFIELTPPAQREVLWLSLGAQIAYIGLQFISFLLLLTDLLLTSNPGCGLKLSAFAAISLVLSGLLGMVAHMMYSQVFQATANLGPEDWRPHSWNYGWAFYTAWVSFTCCMASAVTTFNTYTRMVLEFQCRHRKNFDPNPSCLAQHHRCFLPQIPCAAHSGDPLTSCQQYPSHPIRSVSEGIDLYSALQDKGFQQGTSQELKEVAGPSIEEQC
- the Gsg1 gene encoding germ cell-specific gene 1 protein isoform X1; amino-acid sequence: MSHPSQLTQNVCLTQEMELQKGSPVQRTFISAILSMLSLSLSAASLLSNEWFVGTQKVPKPLCGQGLAAKCFAMPVSLDGGLTNTSAQEVVQYTWETGDDRFSFLIFRSGMWLSCEEIVEEPGEKCRSFIELTPPAQRGEKGLLEFATLQGSYHPALRSGGEWLMEKAPLPHLPLRPVAKVLWLSLGAQIAYIGLQFISFLLLLTDLLLTSNPGCGLKLSAFAAISLVLSGLLGMVAHMMYSQVFQATANLGPEDWRPHSWNYGWAFYTAWVSFTCCMASAVTTFNTYTRMVLEFQCRHRKNFDPNPSCLAQHHRCFLPQIPCAAHSGDPLTSCQQYPSHPIRSVSEGIDLYSALQDKGFQQGTSQELKEVAGPSIEEQC